A genome region from Cucumis sativus cultivar 9930 chromosome 4, Cucumber_9930_V3, whole genome shotgun sequence includes the following:
- the LOC101221004 gene encoding uncharacterized protein LOC101221004, protein MNLQSWEDDEEERLIKVVEYLEPLMSKELLCKFPDNSAFDFDYSQSTIWSPLVPRPYNSMDLDVITPIKLPSDFENAPVTAMAGKNSFKKATSNLRKKFLYNGFSVCFGISKSYRKMKNKKLVSDFSPTPIQGGACYPNNKKGWSKLLRAATKHFKKKKKKDPTSQMKLYF, encoded by the exons ATGAATTTGCAATCTTGggaagatgatgaagaggAGAGATTGATCAAAGTGGTGGAGTATTTGGAGCCATTGATGTCCAAAGAGCTTCTCTGCAAATTCCCAGATAACTCTGCCTTTGATTTCGATTACTCTCAGAGTACCATCTGGTCTCCTTTGGTCCCTCGGCCTTACAATTCCATGGATTTGGATGTAATTACCCCTATCAAGCTTCCTTCTGATTTCGAAAACGCCCCGGTGACCGCCATGGCTGGGAAGAATAGCTTCAAGAAAGCTACCTCCAACCTTAGGAAGAAGTTCCTATATAATGGCTTCAGTGTTTGTTTTGGGATTTCGAAAAGCTACaggaagatgaagaacaagaaattGGTGTCTGATTTCTCCCCTACGCCTATACAAGGTGGTGCTTGCTATCCTAATAACAAAAAG GGGTGGAGCAAGTTACTGAGAGCAGCCACCAAGCatttcaagaagaagaagaagaaggatccCACTTCTCAAATGAAACTCTATTTCTAA
- the LOC101218001 gene encoding leucine-rich repeat extensin-like protein 5 — MERFCVLLLYFSFAFSPTVLAIPSDDGFYSRKFKFEIHGHGLSRTSTYESSLKKLKLQIQKRFISKPQLKFLVDQPNAVTVNSPFSLPPFDSLGPTPLPINSPPFCEDSPPQTPRSSSSPSPPPPPPGMIYSHTPPPPLSGMIYSHAPPPPPPGFQPSVPSRSQSPPPGSPSIFPITPIGPLAPNPPANISSPTPPIGLPSPPHHYGPPSPPKHGYGPPSPPVFLPPMVYPPPAGPPPAGGHGGKPGSSGAAWCVAKPTVPDPIIQVAMDYACGSGADCKSIQPNGHCYEPNTVLAHASYAFNSYWQNNKVSGGTCDFGGTAMIVTVDPSFEGCKFVLG; from the exons ATGGAGAGATTTTGTGTTCTCCTACTTTACTTCTCTTTCGCATTTTCACCCACTGTTCTGGCTATTCCTAGTG ACGATGGATTTTACTCCAGAAAGTTCAAATTTGAGATTCATGGACATGGACTTAGTAGAACTTCCACCTATGAGTCGTCCTTGAAGAAGCTGAAACTACAAATTCAAAAGAGGTTCATTTCAAAACCCCAACTTAAATTCTTAGTCGATCAACCAAATGCTGTCACTGTTAACTCTCCATTCTCATTGCCTCCTTTTGATTCACTTGGACCAACTCCATTGCCCATCAACTCTCCTCCTTTCTGTGAAGACTCACCACCCCAAACTCCTCGATCATCTTCGTCGCCGTCgcctccaccaccaccacctgGGATGATCTATTCCCACACGCCGCCTCCTCCGCTGTCTGGGATGATCTATTCCCACGCTCcacctccaccaccaccaGGGTTTCAGCCTAGTGTTCCAAGCAGAAGCCAAAGCCCTCCACCAGGCTCACCCAGCATCTTCCCCATAACGCCAATTGGCCCCTTGGCCCCAAATCCTCCAGCTAACATATCCAGCCCCACCCCACCAATTGGGCTTCCAAGCCCACCTCACCATTATGGGCCACCGAGCCCACCAAAACATGGTTATGGGCCACCGAGCCCACCAGTGTTTCTGCCACCAATGGTGTATCCACCGCCGGCTGGTCCACCTCCGGCAGGAGGGCATGGGGGGAAGCCAGGGTCGAGTGGTGCAGCATGGTGTGTGGCTAAGCCAACAGTGCCTGATCCAATAATTCAAGTGGCTATGGATTATGCTTGTGGGTCAGGAGCTGACTGCAAGTCCATTCAACCTAATGGACATTGTTATGAACCTAATACTGTATTGGCACACGCCTCATATGCTTTTAATAGCTACTGGCAGAACAACAAGGTGAGTGGTGGAACCTGTGATTTTGGAGGGACTGCCATGATTGTAACTGTGGATCCAA GTTTTGAAGGGTGTAAGTTCGTCCTCGGTTGA